CCATTATTGGCATTCACAACACCGTGCTGGGCCCGGCCCTGGGCGGCACCCGCATGTGGCACTACGCCTCCGATGCCGAAGCTCTGAACGACGTGCTGCGCCTTTCGCGCGGCATGACCTACAAAGCAGCCATTTCCGGCCTGAACCTGGGTGGCGGCAAAGCCGTGATTATCGGCGACGCCAAAACGCTGAAAAACGAAGCCCTGCTGCGCAAATTCGGCCGCTTCGTGCAAAACCTCAACGGCAAGTACATCACCGCCGAAGATGTAAACATGACCACCAAGGACATGGAGTACATCCGGATGGAAACCAAACACGTGGCCGGCCTGCCCGAAAGCATGGGCGGTAGTGGCGACCCGTCGCCGGTAACGGCGTATGGCACCTACATGGGCATGAAGGCCGCTGCGAAAAAGGCTTTCGGCTCTGACTCTTTGGCCGGCAAGCGCATTGCGGTGCAGGGCGTGGGCCACGTGGGTACCTACCTGCTGGAGCATCTCTCCAAGGAAGGCGCCAAGCTCATCCTGACCGACTATTACGAAGACCGCGCTATTGAAGCCGCTGCCAAATTCAAGGCGGTAGCCGTGGGCCTGGAGGAAATCTACGATCAGAACGTGGACATCTACTCGCCGTGCGCGCTGGGGGCTACCATCAACGATGATACCCTGGACCGTCTGAAGTGCAAAGTCATTGCCGGCTGCGCCAACAACCAGCTGCAGGACGAGAATGTGCACGGCCCGGCGCTGGTAGAGCGCGGCATCATCTACGCCCCCGACTTCCTGATCAACGCCGGTGGCCTGATCAATGTGTACTCCGAGGTGATTGGCGGCAGCCGTCAGTCGGCCCTCACGCAGACCGAGAAAATTTACGATTACACCACGCAGGTGCTTGAAAAAGCCGAGCAGGAACATTCGCACCCCCAAGCTGCCGCTATCCGGCAGGCGGAGGAGCGCATTGCTGCCATCGGTAAGGTTAAATCCACTTACTAATTGAGTTGCCGGTTGCCGGTTGTCAGTTGCCAGGTTGTTGAACGACTATCTGAAAACTGGCAACCGGCAACTGACAACTGACAACTCACATCATGCTCAACCGTCGCACGCTCCGCATTAAAGTCATGCAGGCCCTGTATGCCTATCAGCAGGCCATTGGGTCCGATGCCTCCCTGGCCCTTGACCGCATTGCGGATGCCTTTGCGCCTGACCTGAACTCGCCGGAGCCCCAGGACCGCAAGGTGCTGAAAGGCCAGCAGAAGATGGCGGAGGTTATCTTCAAGGAATGGCTGAAAACCGGCGAAGAGCCGGAGCCCCTGGACGACAAAGAGGTAAACGACGCCGTGCAGGATGCCATTAAGTACTATAAGAAGGCCAAGGCCAAGGATGGTACTTTCTTTGGCGGCCAGATGGTGCACGCGGCTGAGAGCATTCATGACCAGTACATTCACCTGCTGAACCTGCCTACGGCGCTGCTGCAGGTGTTTGAGGAGGAGAAAAACCGCGAGTCGCGGCGCTACACCGCGCCCAAGGAGCAGCGCCTGGACACCACGCGCCTGGAGGAAAACCAGGTGCTGCAGAAGCTGGCCGAGAATAAGCAGTTGCAGGACCTTACCATTCGGCGCACCCTGCACTGGGGTGGCGAGGATGAGATGGAAGCCCTGCGTATGGCCTGGCGCAACGAAATCCGCAACGATGCCGAACTGCAGAGCTACCTGGCCGCCCCGGCCGGCTCCTACGCCGAGGATCAGGAAATTGTGAAGCACCTCTACAAGGAATACGTGTTTAAAGGCGAGGCCCTGCCGGCCTGGCTGGAAGAAGACGACCTGAACTGGGAGGAAAACCGCTCCGTGGTGAAAAACCTGGTGATGAAGACGCTGAAAATGCTCGACGAGCAGGCGGACGAAAACCTGGAGCTTATGTCGCTGTCGGCTAACTGGCAGGAGGATAAGGAGTTTGCTGAGGCGCTCTACAAGCAGACCATGGAGGCCGATGAGCAGTACGAAAAGCTCATTGCCGACTCCGTGCAGAACTGGGACGTGGAGCGCGTAGCCCTCACCGACAAGATTATTCTGAAAATGGCCTTGTGTGAGATGCACTCTTTCCGGGCTATTCCGGTGAAAGTGACCATTAACGAGTACATTGAAATCAGCAAAAACTACAGTACGCCCAAGAGCAAGCAGTTTGTGAACGGTATTCTGGATAAATTGGCGCAGGACCTGACGGCCAGCGGCGCTATCCGCAAGTCGGGGCGCGGGTTGCTGGATAACCAGTAGCCGGCGGCAACCTCCGGCGGGCCGCAACCGTTGAGTCTAACACCTATTCATCTGTTTCTCCCTCTTCCCACCACGCCACGTTTTCCGCATTATGGGTAGCAAAACCACTACCGGCATCTTGTGCTTTGCAGGCGGCGCCCTCACCGGGGCCGTGCTCGGCATTTTATACGCCCCCGAAAAAGGCCGCGAAACCCGCAGCTGGCTCAGCTATAAGCTCGAAAAATACCGCGAGACTCTGGCTGATCTCACCGAAAGCCTCGTCACCAGCCGCAGCGAGAATGCGCCCTCCACGGCCAAATCAGAAGGGCAGCGCGTGATTCGCGACGCCAAGGATAAAGCCGAGCAGCTGCTGGGTGATGTTGACCAGCTCATCAACCAGATTAACTCGCGCCGCTCCACGCTGTAATTTTAACGGAATGTGAAAAATGTGAAGAACGTGCTGCTATGTAGGTGTAAAGCCGACAGTAGCCACGATTCACATTTTTCACATTTTATCTTTTCGCATATTCATTCGTCATGCATACCATCACCCTCATTCCCGGCGACGGCATCGGCCCGGAAATCACCAAAGCGGTTATTGACATTTTTGCCGCCGCGCAGGTGCCCGTGCAATGGGAAGAGCAGAACGCCGGTCAGACCACGTTCGACCAGTCGGGCGAGCTGATTCCGCAGGCGCTGCTGGACTCTTTGGAGCGCAACCGCGTAGCGCTGAAAGGCCCCATCACCACGCCCGTAGGCAAAGGCTTCCGCAGCATCAACATCACGCTGCGCCAGAAGTACGACCTGTACCAGAACGTGCGCCCGGCCCAGACCACGGAAGGCATCACCTCCCGCTACTCCGGCGTAGACCTGGTGCTGTTCCGCGAGAATACCGAGGGCCTGTATTCTGGTCTGGAAGTGTACGACGAGCGACTGGGTATTTCCGACTCGTTTAACCGCATTACGGTAAACGGCTCGCGCAAAATCTGCCGCGCCGCTTTTGCCTATGCCGCCAAGCATGGCCGCAAAAAGGTAACGCTGGCCCACAAAGCCAACATCCTGAAAATGGCCGGCACGCTTATGCTGAATGCCTGCAAGGAAGCCGCCACTGAGTTTCCGCAGATTGTTTTCGAAGACAAGATCATCGACAACATGTGCATGCAGCTGGTGAACAAGCCCGAGCAGTTTGACGTGGTGGTGACCACCAACCTGTTCGGCGACATCCTTTCTGACCTCTGCGCCGGCCTGGTAGGCGGCCTGGGCGTGGTAGCCGGCGCCAACATCGGCGACGACATGGCCATTTTTGAAGCCGTACACGGCTCGGCGCCGGATATTGCCGGCCAGGGCAAAGCCAACCCCACCGCCCTGCTACGCTCCGCGCTGATGATGCTCCACCACCTGGGCGAGCACCAGCACGCCGACCGGATTCAGAAGGCCCTGGAAGCTACCCTGAAAACCAAGGAAAAGTGCACCGGCGACCTGGGCGGCCAGGCATCTACCACCGAGTTTGCGCAGGCCATTATCGAGAACCTGGCGTAGCCGGTTACGGCTTGATTCTCAAAGCCCTTTCGCGGTTTCTGTCATTGCTGATGGGAATTGGCGGGAGGGCTTTCGGGTTTATACCCGGCATAGCTTACTTTAGTACTTTCAAACGTTGTTTTAACTGAAAACTGCCTGCGGGCAGCCAATGTTCTCTTTCTATGAAACGCACATTCCTTTCCGCCTTCCTGCTTTCCGGCGTATTACTGATGGGCTCCTGCAACCAGGATAAACCCGCCGAAGTAGGTGTTGAGGGCATGAATGCCGCCGCTAACGAAGCCGCCGCCAACCCCACCGTAGATAACCCCAACGTAGCCAGCGACACGGAAGCGCCTAACCCCAACGCGCCGGTGATGACCTTCGCTGAAAACGAGTTTGACTTTGGTGACATCAAGCCCGGTGCCATTGTAAAGCACACTTTCACCTTCACCAACACGGGCAAAAGCCCGCTGTTGATTGAAAATGCCATTGCTTCCTGCGGGTGCACCACGCCCAACTGGACCAAAGACCCCATTGCCCCCGGCGCAAAAGGCACTATTGATGTGCAGTTCAACAGCCAGGGCAAGTCGGGTATCCAGAACAAGGAAATATCCATTCAGGGCAATACCCAGCCCAGCATCACCAAAATTTCCATCCGCACCAATATTCTCCCGGATGGTGCCAACGGCCCGGTTCGGAAATAATCTGTAACTCGAAACCAGAAGGCGAGAGGGTGCGGTATGCTACCATAGTAGCCGGCGGCGCCCTCTTTCTTTGATTTTCTCATTCTGTTCGCCCATCCATGTTTCTTACTTTATTGCTGCAGGCTCCGGCCGGCGAAGGTTTTACGTCGCTGTTATTTCCCATTGCCATTGGTCTGGTAGTGTACTTCTTTATGATTCGGCCGCAGCAGCGCCGTGCCAAGGATGCCAAGCAATTCCGGGAAGCCGTAGCTAAAGGCATGCAGGTAGTAACCATTGGCGGCCTGCACGGCAAAATAGTAGAGGTAACACCCGAAACCGTGGTGCTGGAAGTAGACCGCGGCACTAAGCTGCGCTTCGACCGCACGGCCATTGCCCGCCAGGCCGGCGGCGCGGCCCAGCCGGAGGCAGTGGTAGTTCCCGAATCCTGATTAACCTGTTTGTAGGGTGTCGCTCCTGAATGTTCGCCATATAGCCCGCTGGTTCTTGAGCCCCTTTCTGGGGCAGGAGCGGAGCTATTGGCGGGCCGTAACGGCGTGCTTTCTGGCCGCCTCTACATTCTGGATGCTGAATGCCCTGAACAAGGTGTATACCACGCGCATTGCCTACCCGGTGGTGTGGCGCTACGATGCCCGTAAGTATGTTCCGGTGCAGCCGCTGCCTACGGAGGTGGCCGTCAACGTAACGGCCCGGGGCTGGAAGCTACTGCGTAAAAACCTGATGCTGGACGTGCGCCCGGCCGAAATTGTGCTGGGCCGCCTGCCGGGCACCAAGTTTCTGCCGGGCACCGCCCTGCGCCCCACACTGATGGGCGCCATGGAGGGTATGCAGCTCAACTACGTACTCACGGATACCATCTTTGTGGAGTTCGACCGGCTGGTGAGCCGCCGCCTGCCCCTGATGCTGAGCCCGGCCGCCGATGGTACAGCACTGCCCTTTCTGGCGCAGTTCTCGCCGGAGAGTATCTCCTTCCGGGGGCCGTCGCAGGTGGTGTCACGCCTGAGCAGCCCCTACCTGGTGCATTTGCCGCAGGCGCCCGCCGGCAGCAGCAGCGGCTCTATTCGGGTGCCTATTGGCGGGCCCAAACTGGTGACTACGGATGTGCAGGATGTGTATATCCGGCTGCAGCCCCGGCCTCTGGTCAGCCGGGTAGTATCCGTAATGCCGGAGCTGCACAATTTCCCCATTGGGCAGGCCTACACCATCCGTCCGGTGCGGATGCTGGTGGAGGTGCAAAGCTTTGGAGCAGATACCGCCGGCCTCGACCTCTCGCAGGTGCGGGTACTGCTGGATTATGGGCAGCTGCACGCCGCCGATTCTACCCTGCAGCCCCTGCTCACGCCCACCAAGCCGCCCATTCGGGGGGCACGTCTCCTGACGCCGGTGGTGCATGTGTCACTCACCTCGCCTAAGAAATAAGCATGCGGCGCATTGGGATAACCGGCGGCATTGGCTCCGGCAAAAGCGTGGTTTGCCGTCTGTTTCAGGTGCTGGGCGTGCCCGTGTATGATTCTGATGCCCGCGCCAAGTGGGTAATGGCCCACGACCCGGCGCTGCGCGCAGAATTGATAGGGGCTTTCGGGGCGGCAACCTTCACCACCGAGGGCCAGCTGGACCGTACCTACCTCGCCCGGCGCGCGTTCCAGGACCCCGCGCAGCTGGCCGCTCTCAATGCGCTGGTGCACCCCCACATAGGGCGTGACTTTGAACAATGGGCCGCCCGGCAGCAGGAGCAGCAGCATGCGTATGTGCTGAAGGAAGCCGCCTTGTTGTATGAATCCGGTGCCTACCGCCAGCTGGACCAGATTATCACTGTCTTTGCGCCTTCCGAGGTACGCCATGCCCGCGTCCTGCGCCGTGACCCGCACCGCACCGCCGACGACGTGCTCAGCATCATGGGCAAGCAGCTCAGTGAAGAAGAAAAGCTGCAGCGCGCCGATTTCGTTGTTTACAACGACGATGCCCACCTAGTGATACCGCAGGTGCTGGCCCTGCACGAGCAATTTCTGCGCGCTACCGGCTAAGCAGCCTGGGTGTTCAATACTACCTGGGTGTTCAATACTAAATGCTACCGGATAATGGGGCAGCGCTCAAAGGGGCGCGTGGGGTCAAACAGCTTGCGGTAGGTAATGTGGGTTTTGAAGATGCGCGCCCCAATGGACCGGGTAACGGCCAGCATACGGGGGTTGAAGTCGCCAATCCAGTTCATTTCAATATCCGTGTAGCCGGCCTGCATAAACTGCTGCTGCGCGTGCACCATCAGCGCCGACTCTACCCCTTTGCCCTGCCAGGCTGGCACCACGCCAAAAATCACCCCAAACATTTTCTTGGGCTGCCGGCGCTGGTAGCGCCACCGCTCATAGACAAAGCGCAGCTTACCCAGGAGGTTGAGCCGGGGACCTACGTGCTTGAAAATCTGGTTTAGCTCCGGCAGGCTCACAAAAAAGGCCACTGGCTCCTCGTTCTGATAAGCAAACCACAGCAGGCGCTCATCCAGCACGGGCTGCAGCTGCTTGATGAGGTTACGGGCTTTCTCCAGGGGCATGGCATTGATGCCGGAATGGTTAGCCCAGGCCAGGTTATACACGTGGTGAAAGTCACGGGCCAGGCGCTCTGCGTCCCGGCCATTGGCGTGCGCAAAGCGGAACTCGGGGTGCTCCGTGGCATAGCGCTCGGCAGCTTTAGGGAAGCTGGGGTGCAGCGGCGCGGCTACCTCCCGGTAACAGGTATACTGCTTGAAATACACCTGAAATCCGTAATTCTCAAATAGCTGCTGATAGTAGGGCGGGTGGTAAAACATGCCGTAGTTCGGCTCCGTGAAACCATCCGTAAGCAGCCCCCAGAACCGGTCCCGCTCCCCAAAATTGATGGGGCCATCCATGGCCTGCATGCCTCGCTCCGCCAGCCAGCGCTGGCAGGTTTCAAAAAGCAGGTTAGCGGCTGTCTGATCCTCCATGCACTCAAAAAAGCCCATGCCCCCGGTGGGCAGCGTGGGGTCGGTGTGGGCATTGTGGTGGTTGATGAAGGCTGCCACCCGCCCGATGGGCTCGTTCTGCGCATTGGTCAGCACCCAGCGGATAGCCTCGCCGTGGGCAAAATTAGGGTTGCGGGCCGGGTCAAACGTGGCTTCAATGTCGTTATCCAACGGGCGAATCCACTGGGGGTGCTGCTGGTAGAGGCGTTCCGGCATATCCCGAAACAGGCGCTGCTCATCGGCAGTACGAACTTCAATCAACGACATCATTGAATGGGGCAAAGGGTACAGCGGTGCAAGTTACGGCACGGGCGGAAAATGGGCCGGCAAGTCGGAGGCTCCCACTGCTAGCGCTGAAAAATGGACAAAATCTTAACGCCCTCGGCCCGGATGTGGTATACTTCCCGGCCTACACTGTCGAGGTAAGACTGCGGATGCCAGCGGTAGCTGGTGATGAAATATCGGGCCCGGGCATTGGGCTGGTATTGAATCCGGGCACGCTCCGCCTGCGGCAGCAGCAGCGAGTTATTATACAGCGGCTCCTGCATGCTCACCATCTGAATAGTGATTTGCGGGGAGGCATCATGCGTGAGCAGCCACTCCAGGCCTTGCCGGAAAGCCAGGCCCCAATAGTCGCGCTCAAACCACTGCTCAGCCAGCGGGGCGGGCAAAAAGCTGAAGTATACGTTTTGAAACGGATGCATACGCACCATGCGAACAGCGGTAAGCGGCAGTTCCAAAAGGGCGGCCGCCAGCAAAGCGCCCGCCACCCAGCGCATGGGCCGGCGGGCACTCACCACCCGCACCAGAAAGCGTAGGCCCTGCACGGTAAATAAAAGCAGGGCCGGGTAAATGAAGTACACGTGCCGCCAGCCATCATAAACCACTGCCCGCGTGCCCATGACTACCAGCACCGGGCCCAGCAGCCACAGGGAAAACCAGGCATCGGCCTGCGCCGCAATGCTCCGAAGACAGGCTCCCTGGGAGCGAAATAATCGGGTAAGCTGCCGGCTCAGCCCCAGCAGGGCCAGCAGGGAATAGGCTACCGGGGTGGTAATGAGAATCCAGACCGGCAGGTAATGCCAGGGCAGTTGGTTTGAGGGTATCAGCTTGCCAAAATAAAGGCAGGTTTCTGCCCAGGAGTAGCTTTTCAGGCGGTAAAATGCTGCCCAAAGCTCAGTGAGCGGGGTGGCCCACAGATAAGGCCAGCCCAGGAAAGCCACCGCCAGCGTGGCCGCCAGATAGACCATAATGAGAAATGCCCGGCGAGACGAAGAATATACACCGGCGGGCAGGCGCAGCAGAACTACTAGTGTAGGCAGGACTACCAACAGGCCCTGCACCCGAATATCAGTAGCCAAAGCCGTTAGAATGCCCAGTACCAGCACGCGGCCTGGGCTGGGCCGCTCCCGCATCCAGAGCAGTCCGGCCACCGCCAGCGTGAACAGGGCCATAAAGACGACATCCTTGCCGTTATAAAAGGCCTCAGCAAAAAACCGGGGCGAGAGTACCAGCAGCAAGCTGGTCACCAGGCCCCAGCGCCAGTCCCGGAAGCGCCAGCGCCCGATACAATACAGGCCCCAGACCCCCAGCACAAACATGCAGAACACCAGCAAATGACGCAGAAAGTACAGGGGCCGGGCGTCTCCATCCGTAAGCGCATAGCCCAGTACCGAAACCACCATTTCAAACACCGGCCCATGGTCGCTGTCATGATACTGCCGGATATCCGGAATGGGGGAGTGGCCCGCCGTTACGCGTTGGGCCAGTTCCGGCGTCAGCTGTCGGGCCGCATAATTCAGGCTCACCAGCCCGTTCAGGTGGTTGTTCACCTCATCCCAGGACACGCCATAGTCGCGGTGGACCAGCCCGCCCAGCAACAGCAGCACGGCAAAGAATACGCGGGGCAAACGCCGCGCCCAGGGGCCTTCCATAGCAGGTTAGTAGCGCTGAAAGATGGAAAGAACCCGCATACCGCCGGCCCAGATGGTATAAATTTCCTTGCCCGTGTCTGCCGGATAAGGCTGGGGATGCTCGCGGTAGTTCGTCAGGAAATAGCGGGAATTTGGGTCTCCTATACTCAGGCGCTGGCGCTCGGCGGGGCGCAACACCAGATGAACAAACCCAATGGGATTGGCGGTGTTGGCAAGCACCGTAACGCGCGGGGATGTATCGTGCGCCAGCAGCCATTCAACGCCCTGGCGGTTAGACAGAGCCCAGTAGTCTCGCTCAAACAAGCGTTCCGCCATTGGCCCGGGCAAAAAGCTGAAGTAGACGTTCTGGTAAGGATGGTCCTGCACCATGCGCACCACGGTATACCCCATTTCTGCGGCGCCCAGCCCCGCAAGTCCAAACGCCAGCGGGCGCCACGCCCGATGCCGCTGTGCTGCCTGTGCGCCCGCCTGCATGCCCCCAACGGCCAGTAGCAGCAGCGCCGGATACAGAAAATAAAGGTGCCGCCACCCATCATACAAAACGGAGTGCAGCACCACCACAATCACCATTGGGCCTACGGACCAGGCCAGAAACAGGGCATCGTAGCGGTAAGCGGGGGAGGTAAGCAGGCGGCGCAGGCTAAAGCCGGCCACCAAGGCGCCCACGCTGCCAATAAAAGCCACGGTATAGGCTACGGGGGTGGTTACTGCTATCCAGACGGGGGCATAGTGCCAAGGGAGCTGCGTGGAGAGCAGCATATCGCCCAGGTAGAATGCCGGGCCCACCCAACGGAAGTGGCTCATTGACTGAAAAGCCAGTACCAGATGGTGCGGCGGGCTGGCCCAGAGGTAGGGCCAGCCAATAATGGTGAACACGGCGCCCGCCAGCAGGTATATGCCCCCCACCCGAGCCAGCACGCCCTTGCCGGGAGTGGGCCGGGCAAAGGCTTCCAGCACCAGCATGCCCAATGTGCAGGCCACCACTAACACCCCCATTACCCGTACATCAATGGCGGCGGCGGTAGCCAGGCCATGCACCACGGCCCGGCTCATGGTGGGGCGCTCCAGCAGGCGCAGCAGCGTGTACATAGCCAGCGTAAACAGAGCCGTAAATACCAGGTCTTTGGAGTTATAGAAGCTTTCGGCAAAAAAGCGGGGGGAAAGCAGCAGGCAGAGGCTGCCCAGTAGCGCCCAGCGCCAGTCCTTAAACCGAATCAGCCCTATCCGGTATAGCGCCCAGATGCCCAGCGTACAGGTAAGGTAGTTGAGCAGGTGCGACATGAAGTAGAATTCCCGCGTATCGCCGGGCGTAAAGATGCGGCCCAGTACTGCGGCGGGCAGCAAAAAGAGTACCCCATGGTCGTGCTCGGGAAAGCCGCCGAAATCCGGAATGGCTGCGTACGATGCTTCCCGGCGGGCCAGCTCAGGGAAGAAAAGCTCGCCAATATATTTTGCGTTTACCTTCCCGTTCAGGTGGTCCGTCGGTTCATCCCAGCTCAGGCCGTAGTCGCGGTACAGCAGCACGCCCAGCAGCAGCACCAGCGCGAAAAACAGGCGGGGCACCAGGCGCCCCCAGGAAACAGGGCCTTGAAATCGAGTAGCTAATCCGGGCATGCTAATGAAATACTACGCTGATAGTTTCCGGCGAAGATACAGTCTGGAACTACACGCTGTCCGGTGGACTACCGCGGCCAGCTGATTTCGGCTAATATCCCCTCCGCCTGAACCATGAGGCCTGCATTGGCTGGGGCGGAGCCGCACCGCGCCTCCCGATCAAGCCTTAAAAACAGGCGCATTTCAGCGCTTCCCGGCCAAAACCGGAACTCCGAATTACATCACCAAGACGATAGGGAAAGTTAGGTAGGCATCACGGCGGGCCCCGCCGCCAGAATTGCGTTAAAACGCGCCGTAAACCAAAAGCAAAAAAGCCACTCGGCATTGCTGCGAAGTGGCTTTTTGTACTTGTGGGAGATACTGGGTTCGAACCAGTGACCCTCTGCTTGTAAGGCATCGGGTAATGCGCTATTGGGCTTTTCTGTGCTTTATCAAAAGTGCCTTTAAAGTGCTTTAAAGAGGTTTTTATCTATTGTTGCTTACTGGTGCTATCGGTTGTTTTACTATATTTGTTTAAACCAGCGTTTAAACCACCGCCGGTTTAAACACATGGCAAAGACAACCGAACACAAGGAAGGGCGGGCTACGGTGAAGGTAGTTTACTACACTCATAAAACCCTGGCGGATGGCTCGCACCCTTTCATGGTGCGCATTACCAAAGACCGTAAGCTGAAGTATCTGGCTACTGGTTTAAGCTTGCATCCGAAGTATTGGAACGAGGCGAAGCGAGAGGTGCGGAAAAGCTTTCCGGAGCCTGGCCGGGAAGAGCTGCTGACCAAGTTGCAGGAGTGGCAAACCAAATACGAGAATGCGGCAAAGAGTCTGGCGGCCGATGATGAGCAGCACGATGCGCCCGCTGTGGCGGCAAAAGCCATAGAAGGGCGCAAGGCTACGCGCCGCATTAAGCTGCTGGCTTACTGTACGGAGCTAAGCGATGCAATGAAGGCCGGCGGGCAGGTAGGTAATGCGACTATCTATCGGGATTTAAGAAACCAGCTCGCTAAGTTCTTGGGAGAAGCCTACCCTGAAGCTGGAGGAGACATTGCCTTCGATAAAGTGTCAGTTTCCTTCTGCAACAAATGGGAGGCATCATTGCGGGCTACGGGAGTCGAAGAAATTACCCTTTCGCAACGGTTTCGGACGTTACGGGCCGTTTTAAACAAAGCTATTGCGGCTGGGGTAGCGAAAGGGGAATATTACCCTTTCGCTCGCACAGTAGCGGAGAAGCACAAGTTCCAGGTAGGTAAATTCGATGTGAGTACTGCGAAGCGGGCAGTTTCCCGCGATGAGCTGCGCTGTTTGGAAGCCCTCGTGCCGGCCAATGAGCGGCAACAGTTGGCGAAAGATGTCTTTCTGTTTTCCTTCTATGGCGGCGGTATCAACTTTGTCGACTTAGCCCAGCTACGGTGGCGGGACTTAACGGGAGCCTCCGCAGATACCGGTTACCCGGAACGGTTGAACTACATCCGGCAAAAGACAGGGGGGAAGTTCTCCTTGCGTCTGCTAGCCCCTGCCGCTGCTATTGTCGGGGCCTACCGACCGTTCACGTATGCTACGCCAACTAGCTACGTGTTTCCAGTACTGGATCCTGCCAAGCATGTAAGCCCGACTCAAATCAAGAACCGCCTGCATAAAGTATTGGGCCAGGTGAATAAGGACTTAAAGGAGTTAGGTGAGCTGGCAGGTATAGCGACGCCTCTAACGACCTATGTAGCGCGTCATTCATTCGCCACCAGTCTTAAACAGGGAGGCGTTGCGACGGGGGTGATTAGTGAGGCCATGGGCCATAAGTCAGAAGCCGTAACAGCTATATACCTAGGCTCCTTTGCCTCTGAAATAATTGATGCTGCATATGAACATCTTTTGTAAAAGATA
The Hymenobacter sp. DG25B genome window above contains:
- a CDS encoding site-specific integrase, translating into MAKTTEHKEGRATVKVVYYTHKTLADGSHPFMVRITKDRKLKYLATGLSLHPKYWNEAKREVRKSFPEPGREELLTKLQEWQTKYENAAKSLAADDEQHDAPAVAAKAIEGRKATRRIKLLAYCTELSDAMKAGGQVGNATIYRDLRNQLAKFLGEAYPEAGGDIAFDKVSVSFCNKWEASLRATGVEEITLSQRFRTLRAVLNKAIAAGVAKGEYYPFARTVAEKHKFQVGKFDVSTAKRAVSRDELRCLEALVPANERQQLAKDVFLFSFYGGGINFVDLAQLRWRDLTGASADTGYPERLNYIRQKTGGKFSLRLLAPAAAIVGAYRPFTYATPTSYVFPVLDPAKHVSPTQIKNRLHKVLGQVNKDLKELGELAGIATPLTTYVARHSFATSLKQGGVATGVISEAMGHKSEAVTAIYLGSFASEIIDAAYEHLL
- a CDS encoding glycosyltransferase family 39 protein; translated protein: MPGLATRFQGPVSWGRLVPRLFFALVLLLGVLLYRDYGLSWDEPTDHLNGKVNAKYIGELFFPELARREASYAAIPDFGGFPEHDHGVLFLLPAAVLGRIFTPGDTREFYFMSHLLNYLTCTLGIWALYRIGLIRFKDWRWALLGSLCLLLSPRFFAESFYNSKDLVFTALFTLAMYTLLRLLERPTMSRAVVHGLATAAAIDVRVMGVLVVACTLGMLVLEAFARPTPGKGVLARVGGIYLLAGAVFTIIGWPYLWASPPHHLVLAFQSMSHFRWVGPAFYLGDMLLSTQLPWHYAPVWIAVTTPVAYTVAFIGSVGALVAGFSLRRLLTSPAYRYDALFLAWSVGPMVIVVVLHSVLYDGWRHLYFLYPALLLLAVGGMQAGAQAAQRHRAWRPLAFGLAGLGAAEMGYTVVRMVQDHPYQNVYFSFLPGPMAERLFERDYWALSNRQGVEWLLAHDTSPRVTVLANTANPIGFVHLVLRPAERQRLSIGDPNSRYFLTNYREHPQPYPADTGKEIYTIWAGGMRVLSIFQRY